CCCAGAACCTGAAATCGGCGCTTCAGCAATACTCGAAGAACGACCAGGAAAACACCGGCGTCGACGAGTCGCAGGCCATCGCCGTGCTGATGGAAAAGTACGAAGTCGTGCGCGACATGTACCACGGCTTCGACTACGCCTCAGCAATGGGCGGAACACCTCAAGAACGCTTGGCAATGATGGCCGGTGCAATTGAGTGGATTCTCGACATGCAGCAAAAGTTGGCGGCGAAGGAGAAAACCAAGGACGGCAAAAAGGATGCGCATCGCCGCTATCAGGATGCCGTGCTTGCGTTGTCCAAGGCGTTCTCCCTTGCATCGGCATCCGACGAGGCCCGCGAAATCCGAGAGGAAGTGGGCTTCTTCCAGGCAATTCGCGCGGCGCTGGTAAAGAGCAGTACCGGGTCGGGCGTGACTCAGCAAGAGCGTGAACTGGCAATCCAGCAGATCGTGAGTCGCGCCGTAGTTTCCACCGAGATTGTCGACATCCTCGCTGCCGCCGGGATCAAGAGCCCGGACATCTCGATCTTGTCAGACGAGTTCCTGGCCGAAGTTCAGCAGATGGAGCGCAAGAACCTCGCTCTCGAAGCGTTGCGGAAATTGATCAACGATGGCATCCGCTCCCGCAGCAAATCCAACGTCGTGCAGACCAAGGCTTTCTCAGAGCGGTTGGAAGATGCTGTCGCGCGGTATCACGCCAATGCGATCACCACCGCTGAGGTCTTGCAGGAGTTGATTGATCTCGCTAAGGATATTCGGGCAGCTCGTCAGCGTGGTGAAGAGCAAGGTTTGTCCGAGGATGAAATTGCTTTCTACGACGCGCTGGCCGAGAACGAGAGCGCGATTCAAATGATGGGTGACGACAAACTGAAACTTATCGCACACGAGTTGTTAGTCAGCCTGCGCGAGAACGTATCTGTGGATTGGGCGCATCGTGATTCTGCCCGCGCACGGATGCGAGTGCTGGTGAAGCGCATTCTGCGCAAGTATGGTTACCCGCCTGATCTGCAGGACGCGGCCGTGCAAACGGTACTGCAGCAGGCCGAGGCATTGTCGTCGACGTGGAGCATGCCGAGACCTGGCAGAGGAGATGGCCATGGCTGATGTATTCATTTCTCACTCGCAGGTTGACTTACCACTTGCCGAATTCCTTCACAGGCACTTGACGCAGGAAGGCTTGGAGGTCTATTTGGCCTCGGTATCGATGCAGCCAGGTGAACGCTGGATGCCGCACATTATGGAAAGTTTGCGAAGTTCGACTTGGGTACTCTGCCTCGCAAGCCGAACGGCGTGCGCGTCACCTTGGGTGATGCAGGAAATGGGCGCGGCGATTGTCGGAAACAAGAAGTTGATCCCGATTATTTGGGACCAGCCTGCAGAAGCACTCCCGGGATGGATGAAACAATTCCAAGCTGTAAATCTGGCTGGAGCCAGC
Above is a window of Gallionella capsiferriformans ES-2 DNA encoding:
- a CDS encoding toll/interleukin-1 receptor domain-containing protein, which produces MADVFISHSQVDLPLAEFLHRHLTQEGLEVYLASVSMQPGERWMPHIMESLRSSTWVLCLASRTACASPWVMQEMGAAIVGNKKLIPIIWDQPAEALPGWMKQFQAVNLAGASQQDAVAAFGRIAETIKSEKQKGLVILGLLVAGLVAFGK